The Gossypium hirsutum isolate 1008001.06 chromosome A13, Gossypium_hirsutum_v2.1, whole genome shotgun sequence nucleotide sequence tcacGATCAGaacgaatcaaatgctcctaactagatgtgtatatatgatatttgcatgaatgcagaatgtcatgagaatgatccccttttttaatatttgggttgtcgttgttTGTTGTTCATCAAGATTGCATCGCTGACGTAATACCCTGTTTTCTTGTTCGGCTAGTATTCTTGATAGAGAACCtaaagaaatagtcacaatttaaACTATTCTTTTCTCAAATAATCCCAATCCTTGACTTCGGATAGTTTTCACCAACGGTCCCACTTTAGGTCCCCGTactattttaaaaaacttttcagagtaatattcaaaaatCCTTTTGTTTGAATATtactagtccattaatcgttatttcaatgaaaaatgcttgaaaaagattatgaCAATGGATAAGACGAAATTTTATTAAGAGCAAAGCTCAAAATGATAGCAAATTTGTTaaggtacaaaatgatgataaattaatcaagataacgCATTTagcgaaaataaaaaatgaataagataaaaataggtgccccagatatcacagcatgagcttctctgcacaaaaCCTCTCGAGAACCTTTTAAACTTGCTATGTGTCTAGAAGATCTAGAAGTattttgtcgatgccccaagatgtaacgtccctccttcttgttaattcaaAGAAGACAAGACTACCGCATACCCCATCTTtggtcaaaatttgaattgcctattcctgggttttcaactcaaaacctctttggtctcaaagcgcgcttttgcgggttttcgccttggcctctccctttttttttaggtaaaatacctcttgaccgaatctgaattcacaggattaGGTAGGCTTTTGCCATTCATTTCGGTCAAGATCAGATCTCCTCCAGAGAAGGCCTTCTTCACCACATAAGGCCCCTCCCAATTTAGCATCCATTTTCgtctgaagtctttttgtatggggAAGATCTTTTTCAAAACAAGGTCTCCTTCATTGAATTCTCTAAGTCGAACCTTCTTGTTataagcccgcatcattcgcttttggtacatttgaccatggcAAATAGCTTTCaacctcttttcttcaattaagttTAGCTGATCGTATCGAGACtagatccattctgcttcatctaactttagtttTGACAGTACTCAtagagagggaatttcaacctcaataggCAGAatcgcctccattccataaaccaaataGAAaagtgttgccccggtagaggttttAACTGACGTTCGGTAGGCGTAGAGGGCGAATGGTAATTTCTTACACTataggaaaatagggctttagcggcgttttatcaaaaaacgccgcaaaaattgtaaaacacatagcaatagcggcgttttaccaaaaacgccactaaaaacagagcaatagcggcgttttaccaaaaacgccactaaaaatagagcaatagcggcattttaccaaaaacgccactaaaaacagagcaatagtggcgttttagtaaaaaacgccgctaaaaaccagagcattagcggggcttttggaaaaacgccgctaaaagtcatataacccctaaacccaaaaaaatcataaatactaatctataacccctaaaataataattattaaaatttatggttatacaatatattaaatattttcttatataatcgtaaaagagatggtattgaatttaaaatatcgaattaattattattatagtttatggtttatggtttaagatatatggtttagggtttaaggtttatgagttaactatggtttaagatatatggtttagggtttaaggtttaggagttaactagtatttgaaggtttatgatgaattatgggtttagggattatgatttagtgtttaggggttagggttggAGTTTAATGTGCAAGGGTTTGGGGTTAAGGTTAAGGGTTTagagtttagtgtttatgggataGAGGTTAAGAGGTTTaggttttagattaattaatattttttaatttatatattaaatgatttcttatataattgtaaaagagataatcttaatttgaatatattaaacttatgattatagtttaaattatttaagagataatagataaactttcaGTGTACAAAACAATTGAGAAGTGGACAAATGTACACATTCAAGTGAACATGAAACAATAGaggaaaacaaaattgaagtgcaaaaaaaaaaaatgaatatatagaAATACCATTGTAAGATTATTACAGTGAAACAAGGAATGAATTGTGTgcaatatttttgtatattttaggaccgtcattatttttgtataagatatattttttttattctaataatatcttaaaaacacaaatcttgtattatgtataatttattgCACCTATCCTTTacacttattaaattttaaaaatttatacaacaattctaaaattttagctttagcgatttaatattcataatattgtAGCTCAAATTATGTATGTGCCCGTATATCAATTGTGAATTCTTCTATActattgtactaataatatatattaatgcatTATGTGCCTGTATATTAATGTTAATGTATTACTGTAATATGTAGCTCAAATTGTCAATCCGTCTATAttattgtactaataatatatattaatgtaatattgaagagttaattgattaaaaataataaatgcaaGTACAAAAAAGAGCAAGGTATGGAGGggtacaaaaaagattcaaaattgctAATAACGAGATTTGAACCCAAGTACTAAGATAAAGAGTAAGCAAActtaaccaactaagctaaaTTAACTCATTGCTATATTATAGGagtattattattatcttaattatattacgtTACGCTCTAATGATTTATTagacctattccatacacgtgtcaaattaaaaaaataatacaataattctgtaaaaaaaatctggtgtttacttcaaataaggaaaataatgatttgaatgttttaaaattgaattttaaaccgaaaatatcaaaatttagaggcaaaaaagaatctttttcaacaaaAAGTGCGGCAAACCGCCTTCGGCTGTTTGTCAACGCGTAGGTCTCGAAAATTTAttcgaaatcaaaaaaaaaattatctcaattagacaaccgagcgaaaagttatggcctttcaaagttttcgaAACTAAAATACATAAACTGTTGATgaattactaattcaaaactCACCGTTTCAATTGTTCCCACCACGCACCGTTTCAATTGATTTTACAGATCCCGCCTCTAATCTCCCAAAATTTGACATTCCTCCAACTCTACACAACGATTCAaaatgttttcctttttcttttatttttcattcttttctgtTTGTCAATTTCCATTGTAGGAATTTATGTTACGTTATTTCTGCTATTTCATTCCTTTAAGCTGTTTCTATATGAGATTTTCTTAAGATTCATAAGTGTTTCTATACGTAAAGTCAGTGGCTTGCCCTTTTCCCAAGTTTTCCCCCAAAATAAAACTCTTGCTCTATTGCTCTTGCTCCACCGTCCGAAAGCGCTTGAGGTTagtatttcttcttcttttttaaatttatttgtttgcttCGTCAATGTTCTTGTTTTGGTCTATAATGATGCTTGAATCTCTTTTGAAATTTAAGCAACCGTCCACTGAAAGAAGGCTCCATTACATGATCGGGAACTTAAGGGTTCCTGCTTTAGGTTTTTTCTATCGTTTAATTTTGGGATAATTGATGAGTATGTTTAAGGGATGAGAGAAAAGAATTTGAAAGAAACAAGGAAGATcaatatctatttaatatatttaattctaaGCTGTCTGACTAAGAATATTTTATGGtcttttttcttcttaattttagTTTCTCATGATCTCTGATTTTAATTTTTCAGGAAAGAAAgtaatgttcttttttttttccattgttCATAGATTTAGGGTTGGAAGCTAGATCTTACTGTAGGCCTCTTTGTTCTGCCTTTTTGGTTACTGATTCTCATTTTCTTACAGCCACCTCTGCCTTCTAGCAGTCTTTATGTTCTACAACTATTGTCCTTTCTTTGATGAACTTGATCATAggttccatttttcttttttgccTTCGATGGTCTGGATGGCCTGTTATATCCCTACTCATGCAGGTTTTATACATGGTGTTCTTGCTGAAGCTGTTCAATGATAATTTTTGGAGGGTTGGTTTTTAATTTATCTATGTGAAGGTATGCAATTGCTTTGTGGTAGAGAGCTAATGCTATTAAATTTCTattgataattttgaaatttgtttagTGTTGATTGATAGAAATATGAATGAATGCATTTCTCTGCTGCTATCTGCAATACTTTGTAACTTTCCTTTTTATATACTCTGCTGGGTTTTCATATGCAGGAGCACTGAGCATTTATATACTCTGCTTGTGAAACCTTGATGGAGATATTGATTTGAAAGCATATATGATATATTCCAGTGGAAATGTTTgtagaaaattataatattttgggaCACTGTATTAATGCTGAATTTATAAATAGAAGATAACAATAGGAgcaatagatatatatataaaggggCTTTGAACATGTGGAGATGAGAGGCAGCTAAAAGAGCATGGTGTTATCATTTCTCTCCTCAGACCTTTGCTGAAAGTCTTGGGATTGAAGGCAGGGATCTTAATCATGGCTTTGAGGAAGTATTAATCATCTGCCTGTAATTGCAGTGAGTGCAATAAagctttatttatatatatataaataaaagtgaGGGGGAGTGAGTTTCTTTTAAGCAAAATCTTGTATTGAGGGATAGCTGCAAAAAAAGTTTGGATGAAAAGaagaataaataattaaagtCAAGAGAGAGGGTGGGGGATTGTTGAAgttcctctctctctctttctttatttcttttaaagatGGAAACTTGAAATagtaaagaggaaaaaaaaactgAGAAAAGTTGCTTAGATAAAAGCAAAGGAGGTGGTGTGTATATGTGGGTGTCACCAGCTTATTaggtcttcttcttcttcttcttcttcttcttcttcttctttacctATCTCACCTTGTTATGGAGTTTCAAGCACCCATTCTTGGACCCCAACTACTTCTTTGTAAGTTAAacctttctctttctctctctggTTAAGCTTTCTACATATATGTTTGTCTCTTCATACTTCACAGGCCATTATGAATTTACTTTAACTCCGAAATCTATcgcccttttttcttttttttttctgatttgatGTGCATCAATCACAATTATGttgttttaaattttacttatttatcatttgtttgttttttcaagagaatattttctttttattgcaTTGTTTTTGGATTCCTAAAACTTGTCGGTTCACCAAGTACAGTGTATCAGATACTGCTCTCTCTCACTAATTGCTTCCCTTCCATTGTGttaaaagtatataaatgctCAGTGCTCTTAGTCATCAAAATATGGAGGAAAATTTGGCAAGATATATCTGCAATATCTTACAAGATAACCAGCAGAACTCTGAGGTTCTAGTACAGGATGTTCAATATATTCGTGCACAGGTATAACTCTTTCTGATTgattctattctttttttttttttgtgataccTTGTGATTCAATTAAAGATATAGTTAACTTCCACTTTGTTACTTTGCATCTTTCTTGAATTTGGCacttatcatttttcttttctgtcCCATGGCTGTTTAGTTGCTGCCAAGTTTGAAAGATGCCCAGAGGTATGAGAAATTTAAGAATGAGATATGTAGGATTGCTCGTCATAGGTTAGCAAGTTAACGTAAGAGATGACCCCATGCCTTGGATCTAAAACTTATGTAGTATATTCCATTTATGAGCTTGATATCGTTTCATGTGTATGAACTAGATAATGGCAGCTGTCATCAAGTACATCTAAAGGATTGTGTTTTTCATCTGATTTATTTCTTTCCTTAACTTCGCTTTTATTGGACATAACATCGAAACTGCATCCCAATGCTAATTGATTAAGGTAGCACCCTTTATAACTTTCTGTCACGTGTAAAAATTTAAAAGGCGTTCCTGTAATGTAGATAACAGAAATTAGGGTAGCAAACGACTAGGCGCTTAACTGATATTGAATAAAACCACATAAGTCATATGCTGTTGGACACTTGGCAACAACTTCTATTTGTGCTATTATGCTGATATTAAATTTTCAGTTGCATCTTTGTCGTTGTTCCCGTGCAGTTAAATGGTATTTATTGCATATTAGTATATGTACGTAAGCAGCAAATATAGCTTAAAATCATCTTGATCTCATTTCGGTTATTTTGGAATTTGATTTCAGGTTAAAATAGTGAAATGCACTGTGAATGACATACCGGTGGACATCTCTTTCAATCAAACGGCTGGTCTATCTGCACTTTGCTTTCTGGAGAAGGTATCATCTAATCCTATCCAACATTGATATGTTTAGAATCCGTTTCCATTCCAAACATTGTGGATGTGgtaatcataattcatataaatcACTTGATGCAAAAGATGATTCAAAAGTATAATTCTAAATGGTacattgtttcattttgatcaagGCCTAGTGCTATTACGAGAGCCAGATCCTTGGTGCACACCATGGCTTGATTTCTacatatgcattagaaacaatgattttatatatcattaatgTCTTTCATTCATCCTTATTTTGTTCTATTTGTATTTTGTTAGATTTCTGGTGTAGTATGATAAGTGCGGTATTTTGTTTGGCGGGATGTATTTATATCATAGATTATTCTttttctcaatattttgataatgaattttaatttttttatattttgcaggacttttacaatattttataatattttattttttttaatttttatgacctttagcggcgtttttttcaaataaacgccacaaaatttaGCGGCGCCATCTATAAAGGCGTTTTTTGGGCACTTGCAAAAACGCCGCGAGTAATTTTATTGGCGCTTAAAAGCATCGCTAAaagcctaaaaaaacgccgctaaaagtcaacTTTGCTGTAGTgttatgccaatctttataagtctcaatCATTTTTCCCACgatcttcttgatgttcttattagCCGCTTCCACcacaccattcatttttgggcgatatggtgacgagttatGGTGTTcgatcttgaattgactacagacCTCAGCTATCATGCtgttgttcaagtttaatgcattatctgatatgatcctctcaggcatcccatatcaacatatgatctctttctttaagaatttgctgactgccaattttgtgacgttggcgtaagaagtggcctctacctacttagtgaagtaatcgatgaccacaaagatgaatcgatgcccattaGATGCTTTCGGCAAGAtcagcccaatgacatccatgccctacATGGAGAAAGGcaatggagaagtcatgacatgaagaggtgaaggaggtaaatgaattttatctccataaatttggcatttatagCACTTTTTGGCATAgctgatgcaatccccttccatagtagaccaataatatctgaatctcatgatttgtctggcTATTGTGAAACCATTAGCATATGTTCCGCAAacaccctcatggacctcttccaaGATTTGCTTCACCTCAACAGCGTCCACACACCTTAGCAACACCTGacccttccttcttttatatagaATCTCTCCATCTAATACATAATCATTGGCTATCCTTCTCAATGTCCTTTTATCATTTTCTGTTGCTTGGTCTGGGTATTCATAATtcctcacatatcgcaatatgtcctgataccaagggtgatcgtcattttcttcttcttctccgaTGTTGTAACAATGAGTCGGAGTCTCATAGATACTCatctggataggcttcacatccttttGCTTATTCActttgatcatagaagctaaagttgccaaggcatcagccatctggttttcgtcTCGTTGGAGGTAGGAAAAAGTGATACCGTTAAACTCCTCAATTAACTCTAGCACCAGCCTTCGGTAAttgatcaacttagggtctcttgtctcccatttgtctttgagctgataaatcactAACCATATACTTCTAGCACCTTGATTTTGCATTCAATGGTCGCACGGATACCCATGATACATGCTTTGTactccgccatgttatttgtacaatcaaaatccaatttactagtaaatggataatgatctccgtttggggaTACTAGAACTGCCCCGATTCcgttacccacagcatttgaggctccgtcaaaattcagtctccaaggatgaccttcttgagagtcttcttcagtggttgcaacatacattagatcttcatttgggaaatcgaagctcaaaggctcataatcttctagagctctactggccAAAAAATCTGCTATTATActcccttttatagccttctggttcacatagactatgtcaaactcagaaagtaaaatttgccaacgagccattcttccattcaaagcatttgactccatcatgtacttcaaAGGGTCTAGTTTTGAGATaagccaagttgtgtggtacagCATGTACTGTCtcatgataaaccgtaatttatacatatttctatcccatgtgTAGTGACGTAAGATTTTTGCTTTGGTCGTTAGTtgaggcgatttattgaaaatttgaaaactgacttttgattttattaaaaaaggagtcgccaccgatcttttttcctaggtgtgatcagACACCTAACAaatcctcttttcttttttttttctttttaaaagaaaatttattttttaaacaaaaagaaggccaagtttaggtctacgtcaaaagcaaatgaaaaatagggttcgggagtcagttacacgcgaggaaggtattagcaccctcgcgacgcccaaaattggtacctttattaaacatgtgttgtcttgatttcaaaaatactaattcaatttgacatttaatcgtgatccgattgaaaaatgagaattttttagttttcgattttttataAGGATGTCCCATTTTTAACGCGAGCCGACGAATATCACCTAACATAGTgatgaaatcaatgacttaatgttaaatcggctcattgccttatttattgaaattagtaaaaaaacatgaataaaaaagtCTTTAAAGTAGTGAAtaacaaaatgatataaaatggaCAGGAGACAAGAGTTAGAAATACATCGAAACACATAATAAAtacgacaataatattaaaaacaataacaatgcatgcgaAATTAAACGAAATAATAGTATCAAACACGAAATaaaaaacaatgaatatatatataaatagtaatagtgttagaaatatactatatatagtatttgaaatatatacataaaataaaaaatatatataactagtaatgttaaagtatatacataatatatatataaataaatattgaaaaatgtatgtgcataacatatatgaaaaatatatacattatataatatgtaaaaatataatatagtattcgaaatatatacatgatatataaaaatacaatattaaaaagaatatacacgtaatatataaaaaatgcatatataatataacattaaaatatttacataatatatacatattggaaataataatgttaaaaaaaccTATTAACAATATTACGtaaatatatacctatatatatattaaagatatatacatatataataaaacatatactaagattaataataataataaggataatataaaaatatatacatgaaatagtataaaaaatatataactaataatattaaaaaataaaaaaataaaaaatatacatgatatatatataaacatatacgatatatatattagaaatgataataatatgaaaaaaaaactattaatacaaTACATAAATACGTACATGTATATACACATAAATATTAAGTGAAAATCAATACtagtactaataatattattaataaatataataataataatagtatgtTAATAACAGcaagaatatataaaataataatatggtaaaataataataatgtattaataagaatgataataataaaataagattataataatagtatcataaaaaaatagacatgaaagaaatagtaataataatataaataataatatatgtatgcaAATAACGatggtaaaaaaatatatatatgtatataataataataaatagtaataatgttaATGATAAAAGTAAAGATAGTAATAATAGTAATGGTAAGGTAAAAAAAATAATCATGTaaataacaatgataat carries:
- the LOC121212528 gene encoding uncharacterized protein — its product is MLSALSHQNMEENLARYICNILQDNQQNSEVLVQDVQYIRAQVKIVKCTVNDIPVDISFNQTAGLSALCFLEKRSLRRQGLRPKIRSPSAVGSATSATVHSGRKSKKGGG